The proteins below are encoded in one region of Triticum aestivum cultivar Chinese Spring chromosome 1B, IWGSC CS RefSeq v2.1, whole genome shotgun sequence:
- the LOC123144243 gene encoding beta-1,3-galactosyltransferase pvg3-like gives MPSLYKQLGLGAAGSPVNASHLLMLVLGAGFLAFTVFVVHPNDFRLQSFFSGACPGSPPHDPVLAPVNATPKAKAATTTPVKAPDGHPGVRVLIGIQTMPGKYERRHLLRTVYALQLQEHPALAGAVDVRFVFCNVTSAVDAVLVALEIMRYGDVIVLDCAENMDGGKTYDFFATAARAFPDGAYDYVMKADDDTYLRLPALAAWMAGAAREDAYLGLQMPCDRENFYPFPPFMSGMGYALSWDLVRWVASSEVSRRDRVGPEDMWTGRWLNVAGKAKNRYDGAPRMYNYLGSSPANCFRRGFRPDTIAVHMLKDAGRWAETLAYFNATAALPPSALYHLP, from the coding sequence ATGCCCTCCCTGTACAAGCAGCTGGGCCTGGGCGCCGCCGGCTCGCCGGTGAACGCGTCCCACCTCCTCATGctcgtcctcggcgccggcttCCTCGCCTTCACCGTCTTCGTCGTCCACCCCAACGACTTCCGCCTCCagtccttcttctccggcgcctgccccggctccccgccgcaTGACCCCGTTCTCGCGCCGGTCAACGCCACGCCCAAGGCCAAGGCCGCCACGACCACGCCAGTCAAGGCGCCGGACGGGCACCCCGGCGTGCGCGTGCTGATCGGCATCCAGACGATGCCGGGCAAGTACGAGCGGCGGCACCTGCTGCGGACCGTGTACGCGCTGCAGCTCCAGGAGCACCCCGCCCTTGCCGGCGCCGTGGACGTGCGCTTCGTCTTCTGCAACGTCACCTCCGCCGTCGACGCCGTGCTGGTGGCCCTGGAGATCATGCGGTACGGCGACGTCATCGTGCTCGACTGCGCCGAGAACATGGACGGCGGCAAGACGTACGACTTcttcgccaccgccgcccgcgccttccCCGACGGCGCCTACGACTACGTGATGAAGGCCGACGACGACACGTACCTGCGGCTCCCGGCGCTGGCGGCGTGGATGGCCGGCGCGGCGCGGGAGGACGCGTACCTGGGCCTGCAGATGCCGTGCGACCGGGAGAACTTCTACCCGTTCCCGCCCTTCATGTCCGGCATGGGGTACGCGCTGTCGTGGGACCTGGTGCGCTGGGTGGCGAGCTCCGAGGTCAGCCGCCGCGACCGCGTCGGGCCGGAGGACATGTGGACGGGGCGGTGGCTCAACGTCGCCGGCAAGGCCAAGAACCGCTACGACGGCGCCCCCAGGATGTACAACTACCTGGGGAGCTCCCCGGCCAACTGCTTCCGGCGCGGCTTCCGCCCGGACACCATCGCCGTGCACATGCTCAAGGACGCCGGCCGGTGGGCCGAGACGCTCGCCTACTTCAACGCCACCGCCgcgctgccgccgtccgcgctctacCACCTGCCTTGA
- the LOC123144251 gene encoding guanine nucleotide-binding protein subunit beta-like protein A — MANMQESLALVGTMRGHNDVVTAIAAPIDNSPYIVSGSRDKSLLVWDLTNPVPSLGDGTVGTDYAVPFRRLTGHGHFVQDVVISSDGQFALSGSWDGELRLWDLSTGLTTRRFVGHTKDVISVAFSVDNRQIVSASRDNTIKLWNTLGECKYTIGGDMGGGEGHTGWVSCVRFSPNIQQPTIVSGSWDKTVKVWNLTNCKLRSTLAGHGGYVNAVAVSPDGSLCASGGKDGVTLLWDLSEGKRLYQLEAGSIIHALCFSPNRYWLCAATEESVKIWDLESKHVVQDLKPEVQVSKNQMLYCTSLSWSADGSTLYTGYTDGTIRVFKIQAGFAGYA; from the exons ATGGCGAACATGCAGGAGTCGCTCGCCCTGGTGGGCACGATGCGCGGCCACAACGACGTGGTGACGGCGATCGCCGCGCCGATCGACAACTCGCCCTACATCGTGTCCGGCTCCCGCGACAAGTCGCTGCTGGTCTGGGACCTCACCAACCCGGTGCCGTCCCTCGGCGACGGCACCGTCGGCACCGACTACGCCGTGCCCTTCCGCCGCCTCACCGGCCACGGCCACTTCGTCCAGGACGTGGTCATCAGCTCCGACGGCCAGTTCGCGCTCTCCGGCTCCTGGGACGGCGAGCTCCGCCTCTGGGACCTCTCCACTGGCCTCACCACCCGCCGCTTCGTCGGCCACACCAAGGACGTCATCTCGGTCGCCTTCTCCGTCGACAACCGCCAGATCGTCTCCGCCTCCCGCGACAACACCATCAAGCTCTGGAACACCCTCGGCGAGTGCAAGTACACCATCGGCGGCGAcatgggcggcggcgagggccaCACCGGCTGGGTCTCGTGCGTCAGGTTCTCCCCCAACATCCAGCAGCCCACCATCGTCTCCGGCTCCTGGGACAAGACCGTCAAGGTCTGGAATCTCACCAACTGCAAGCTCCGCTCCACCCTCGCCGGCCACGGTGGCTACGTGAACGCCGTCGCCGTCAGCCCCGATGGCTCGCTCTGCGCCTCCGGCGGCAAGGACGGCGTCACGCTGCTCTGGGACCTGTCCGAGGGGAAGAGGCTGTACCAGCTGGAAGCCGGCTCCATCATCCATGCGCTCTGCTTCTCGCCCAACCGCTACTGGCTCTGCGCTGCGACAGAGGAGTCTGTCAAGATCTGGGACCTCGAGTCCAAGCATGTCGTGCAGGACCTCAAGCCAGAAGTGCAGGTCTCCAAGAACCAG ATGCTGTACTGCACAAGCTTGAGCTGGAGCGCGGACGGAAGCACCCTCTACACCGGATACACCGACGGGACCATCAGGGTCTTCAAGATCCAAGCCGGGTTCGCCGGATACGCGTAG